The following are encoded together in the Thermoanaerobaculia bacterium genome:
- a CDS encoding HAMP domain-containing protein — MTTARRPPVPAQARRPISRRLMAALFLLMILPTGGWYFIAEFTSGERWESLPAAGQATLMEAQREVRFKLALTLVASLLVLAGTVAYLRRTVVDPLANLARRARTAGRTPWEIPLERDRPDEIGDLARALDNGVQTLEHKAQEAARFSVNLSHELRTPLAAIRGAAEILSDRQLSEEDRARFVDNIVTESERLERLVAGILELSRMEGGRPQPASEVVDLVAVARSVLNSAQPLLQRKGLRVIGPASMDRALVSGDGDRVHRILFGLLENAIRFSPQGAEIRVEILQGKQDFRLVVEDEGPGVPLEIRETIFERQFTTQHDGGSASRGTGLGLAIVRGLVSASNGRVWVEASTARGARFVLAFQAAPAPLPPRS, encoded by the coding sequence GTGACCACGGCCCGACGGCCCCCGGTGCCCGCGCAGGCGCGCCGCCCGATCAGCCGCCGCTTGATGGCGGCGCTCTTCCTGTTGATGATCCTGCCCACGGGGGGCTGGTATTTCATCGCCGAATTCACCTCGGGCGAACGCTGGGAGTCGCTGCCAGCAGCAGGGCAAGCCACGTTGATGGAAGCCCAGCGCGAGGTCCGGTTCAAGTTGGCGCTGACCCTGGTCGCTAGCCTCTTGGTGTTGGCGGGGACGGTGGCCTATCTCCGCAGGACGGTCGTCGATCCGCTCGCCAACCTGGCGCGTCGGGCTCGCACGGCCGGACGAACCCCCTGGGAGATTCCGCTCGAGCGCGATCGCCCGGACGAGATCGGCGACCTGGCGCGGGCGCTCGATAACGGCGTGCAGACGCTCGAACACAAGGCGCAGGAAGCGGCCCGGTTCTCGGTCAACCTCAGTCACGAGCTCAGGACTCCGCTGGCCGCCATCCGTGGAGCCGCTGAAATCCTCTCGGACAGACAGTTGAGCGAGGAGGACCGGGCACGATTCGTCGACAACATCGTCACCGAGTCCGAACGGCTCGAACGCCTGGTCGCCGGAATTCTCGAGCTGTCCCGGATGGAAGGTGGCCGACCGCAGCCGGCGAGCGAGGTTGTGGACCTGGTGGCCGTGGCGCGTTCTGTCTTGAACTCCGCACAGCCCCTCCTACAGCGGAAAGGCCTGCGCGTGATCGGTCCCGCGTCGATGGATCGGGCGCTCGTTTCGGGTGATGGCGACCGCGTGCATCGGATCCTCTTCGGCCTGCTCGAGAACGCGATCCGGTTCTCTCCCCAAGGGGCAGAGATCCGGGTGGAGATCCTTCAGGGGAAGCAGGACTTCCGACTCGTCGTCGAGGATGAGGGCCCAGGTGTCCCGCTCGAGATTCGAGAGACCATTTTCGAGCGCCAGTTCACCACCCAGCACGATGGCGGATCGGCCTCCCGCGGAACCGGGCTGGGTTTGGCCATTGTCCGGGGCCTGGTCTCCGCCTCCAACGGCCGCGTCTGGGTCGAAGCCTCGACGGCCAGGGGGGCCCGATTCGTACTCGCCTTCCAGGCCGCGCCCGCCCCGCTGCCTCCCCGCTCTTAG